A window of Chelmon rostratus isolate fCheRos1 chromosome 18, fCheRos1.pri, whole genome shotgun sequence genomic DNA:
TTATCTGTATACACATTAGCGGGTCTGCCATACATGTcaatgcaatgtgtgtgtgtgtgtgtgtgtgtgtgtgtgtgtgtgtgtgtgtgtgtgtgtgtgtgtgtgtgtgtgtgtgtatagagaTCACATGAAGTGCAGCATTAGAcattcattaacacacacgTCTGCACTGGCAGCTAACCTGCTATCATGTAAAAGCACTCTGACGCAGAGTCATGTCGGACAGATCCAGGATTATTAAGCCTCATCCACCCGTTTTCACaccaaacacattcacatgcaaacTTTTAAACTTTAATACAGGACAAATctgtaaaactacaaaaatcTACAGCTAAAAAACATAGCAGGTTCAAAtcttgtgcttttatttttaatggttaGTGACCGTTTTAATTCTTTACATTTGGATTACGGACTGTGCCTTTAAAAGTAAAACACTTAGATTTAGCTAAAGGTAAGAATAAACGCAGGGCTGACGTACCGGCTTTCGAGCAGTGGTTTATGTACTTTCAGTTTTTCAGGTCAAACTGAAACACTACAGCAGCTGACACATTTTCACCCACAGCCAGGAAACCaagtcagtgaaatgaaaagcagtgGTACGAGGGTGGAAGCAGCCTTTAATGACAACATGTGACTGAAAGCCACGCTGCTGTGTTGGTACTGACCACAGCGGCAGGAGCCCAGTTCCTGCTGCACCAGCTCTAGTTTGGTTTGGCAGCGATAGCAGCGCCGGCGGTTCTTCTGCTTGGGCGTCCCACGGGCTTCCTCGCCGCCCCCCTCCTTCTCGTCTGTTCGTGGCCGTTTCTCTGGCGTCGCCTCGCTCTCCGAGCCCGACGCTGGACAGGAAAAAAACCCGACAGGGTTAAGAGCTATCGCTCAAAGTGGGGCAGGTCACGCAGAGCAGCTGGCAGGAAGACGAGGCTGACTGTACCTGATTCTCGTGGACGTTTTGTGGGTGTGCAGAGTGTGCCTTGGGCTGTTTCTGTGGACGACACGCctgcacaaaatgaaatgaagagaCAGGATGTGAAACGTTGTGACGAGTCTGACTGGACCCAGAACAGTCTTTCATATTGGTTGCAAGTGAAGACGGGTGACTTAATTCAGTATCGACTGTAAATGACATTACCGGTCAATATTCAAGGGTTTATTTAAGTCCTTTTGGCACTAGAAACAAAGAAGCGGGAGCCAAAAACATGTTCTAGTCCACAACAAATGATGTCACTTAACCTTTATTAGAAATCATTATTTAGTTTTTAGATTACTGAAAATTTCACCACTTTCCAATCAGTTTTATCATTTCGAAAGTCtcataaaataaacagaataaacatCTACAACATTCTTTGAAAGGGTTCACTTGCAGTGGAAAGAAGAAGGGTCTCTTTCCCAGCTGGCATGTTTTACTTGCTTTAAGGAAATTACCTATTTaaacctcacacacagactaaaTAACAGTGACTTCATGAgatgctctgctgcacagactgGTACATGCCGGGCATTCAGACCTGACAAACAAGATGCTTTGACAGCGAACCGTGAGCTCTCGACTGTCTATTGTACATCTTGCGCTGTATGTGAGGTCCAGCTGTACCGTGTGTCACTCTGTACGGGACATTACGATTGTCGTGGCTGTGCGTGTCGAGCACTCACACACTGAGCTTCCTGCATCTTTATTGTGATTCTACCAGCACACTGATATGAATGCTGTACAGCAGCATTGGTGCTTGTACGACTGGTCTGACCTCAGAGACACCGTGTTACCGATATCTATAAAGAAACAGAGCTGACGCTGTCTGGAGCTCCGCAGTTGGTGGTTCCTGAGTTGTGCCTCACTTTAAACTATGCTTCCTTGGTGCGAGTGGTTGAAAGGTTCAGCGCCTGAAACCAGTCAGAACATTATCTCCTGTTTGTCCtgctctatctctctctgttctttccCACTGGATTTAAAGACATCAAGCAGAGACAGTCCATTCTTCATGaagagctttttgtttttgatgtgaaTATCACCGATGTTCCCATCTTACCTTCCCTCGTGCTCGGAAACGTGGGCGAGGGCTCTTCGGTCGACGGCTGCTCGGAGCTAGAGGGCGGCGACGACAATAGGGATTGGCTACTGCTACTGCTCGTCTCGCTACTGAAAACCGGCGATTGGCTACTCCCAGTGCTTTGGATAGGCTTGGAGGTGCAGTCCTCCCCTGGCTGTTTCTTCTGGATGTCTGTGGTCAAGGACAGCAAGCGAGCACGCAGAGGGAAATGTATATATAGGACAGGGAAACAGACGGAGGGAGGACGAGAAGAAAAGAGACgacacagaaacagtcaaaacacTCAAATCTGGACTCCTGCTTCATGTTGTGTAGCACAGAGATGCAGCTGCACAACCCAAACCTCCTGACTGAGTCTGTAATAACATGTTTCATGTAGCAAATGCAACTGTGTAGAAAATTAGGTACTGTAGCTACCAGGCAGGCTAacattattgatatttttacaTAAAGCTGTACTTTACAAGACGTTTAagtttgaaacattttgatCAAGTCTGAACTGCTGGTTGGTTGGTTGTCCACAGGAAGTGATTCATTAAAACTCTCACACGTTGCCTTTGGTATTCAGGTTTTTCCTGTGCCCGCCATGATTACACTCATCTGCCTGGTAAAcgtaaatgtgtgtgcagtttcatccatccattaaaGCTAACATTTAGCTTGTTGCATGTGAACGCAGCTGACAACAACAGTTTAGAAAACTCTTCCTTTGTGCTGCGTGCCACGAGGATCAATCACCAGTCGACGATTAGCTGCTCCAAAACATTCAATTCATGCTTTAGTTGGAGAACACTCCTCAGTTCTAGCTAACTGTCTCAGTCTTTAATGACAGTCAATTAAACATCTTTGGGGTGGACTGCTTTGCTGTCCCCCTGGGTCTCCCATGTCAAATGTGATGGGCAGTTTTCACCACCGTTGTCTGTCTAATGAAGACAAATCCTTTAAGTTTTAGATGTCAGAAGTCTCTCAAACACTAAATGCACCAAATTCAAAAGTTTTGAAAACTGCTCTGAAACACCACGACTATGAGTCAACTCTGTCAAGGCAATGATCTGGTTAGAGACATGATCACCTGGGACGAGCGAGCTGCACTTCAGACCTTTGTATAATGATAATGTGGGAGGATATTGATCCACGGGGGCATTGTCTTTACTCCAACCCTCcagggagggtgagggaggTCAGCCTAGATTTGAGTTTCTCCTCCACATGTGGACTAACCCACTTCTGCTCAGCTTCTATACTCATGTGTATTGAGTCTATTCTGAGCGTTACTGCTGTCTGTGATGCTAGACTCAAAGCCGGGCCCTTAGGTCCTCGCTGTCTGCTGTGCTCGCTGGTTGCCATGGCCACCGACAGGGCTGCAGTGCACCCTCAACCCATCCTCCTAAACCAGACTGGAGGAGTCATTGAGAAAACTTGATGAATACCGTGACATTTCCAAACATGAACTGGGCATTTTTCCTTTGTCAGACAAGTCACGTCGTGGAAAAGTAAACTTTGAACATTTCAGGGGGTTCCTTAACAAAATGCTCAATGAGGTAACCAGACTGAGTCTCACTGGTCTGTTTTCCTAAAGGAGCAGCTGATTCTGCCCTGAAAACTCAACTAATCTCTACACAGCAATTTCACACCATTCTTTAATATAACAGAATCCCATCATCCTTAATATAATATCACCCTTTGACTCCATTAAATAGTGGATACATCATTTTGTGGTGAGGCTCTTTACTTTACGTGTCCTTCCATCTCCCTAGAATGACTTCttagcattgttagcattcCTGACTGAAATCAGCTGGCACACCAAGCCTCATGCTTGTGCTAGCCGTGTCtgtgagagcagctctgcacGCCAAGAAGAAGCTtaacagaataaacaaatgtgGGACTGTTTCCCTCATTTATATGTGACCAGCTGAAAGGAACCATCATTCTAATAAGCAGGCATGAATTTGGTCCTGTGCCTCAGTTAACAACTGTACATTTTCCAGGTGAACACTTTCGACCCAAGCTGAAATTCAGCACAGGACGGGGACGGCAAGTAGCAGCTGCTCACCTTCAAGTGAGCCAGAGAGCAACTTTTCAGCCACAGTAACACTTGGTGGACGATTATCTTCCACTCATGTCAAATTATTCCATGACaactgtgactgcagctgcacagcacattTGTTGGGGGGACAGTAAGCCCTGAAGAGACCGTGTAGAGTTAATGATGACTGGGTTATTAGTGGAAATCATTgagagtccaccatgtttctacagtggctGTAGAGAGGAACTTTTTCCTCAGGcgtattcagttggttgcagcGTCACTGTTAGATACCAATAAATCCTGCAAAACTGGTCCTTTAAGAAAAACTGTATTGAGAAAGAAGACTTACCAGCAAAACATTTGGAGCAGAGATTCATGGTTTTACTGGACCTGAGGAGACAGGTGAGAAAATTAATGTCATTAAACGTCCTCAGAGAGCAAAGATTCGCCTCTACTTATAACAACTGTTTGCATAACAAAGCTTTTCTGATACAAACCCAAAGTAATGTTCcttatttgaaaaaaataccATGTCATGAAAAACTAAACCTGAATCAATTATATCaagatgaaagtgaaacaaactTGTAAACTGTGTGAATTATGTGATTAACATGATTATCTGGTACATAATGTTCATGCAAAACATAAAGTTAACCTCTCTGTAAAAGAAGACTTTTGTTTCCTGTATTATTTCCATGCAGAGTGGATAAACATAAACGTGGAAGACAAATGCCATCATGAAATGTGGCAGTGCTTCCATGGCAACACGAGTAAGGCCTCAGCCCTTTTTCAATATCTCAAATGACAATTATATCACACCCCGAGCCTCAACCATAACATCTTTCATAATGGCTCCTAATGTTTAATCTCAGCAGCCcttcttttgtttgtcagtgtggcAACCGGGCCTTTGTGTCAATAAATTCATGGCGGGATGACAGGAAATCACAGAGGACGGGGAAGCAAATGGCTGTTGGGGGGGACACTAAAAATCACTTACAAAGTTGTAATAAATCAGATTATTTGActgattaatttcctgtcaacaGAGTAATTGTTTCATTCAAGCACAAAGACGAAAATGTCTGCAAATCAAGTCCGTCTCATACATACTGCCATAGATTACTGTGTTCACTTACATTTGGGTTCAGCTCAAATCAAAACAggtttgctgttgttgatgatttAACACCCATGCACAACACCTGAATATGCAAACAGTGCATATATTTGACACTGATAAGTCTAAATCCCATCAGTCTCAGACCTGTCTCCATACCATTCTAAGCAAATGGCAGCTACAGATGACAAAGTACAGCTCAGTCTGATCAAAGCCGAGTCAAGTCAGACGAGTCAGACAAGGGACTCCCTAAAATCTTGGTATTTCACCCGGGGGCCGGTGCCTTAAATCCTGCATCacagagtgttgtgtgtgtttccagcagcttgCATTGTGTCGTCACATCACAAACCGTAACGTAAAAAGTTGTTTATTAACCTAATCTTTGCCTTCAGCCCGAGATTAAACCTACAGGAGACCTCGCACTTAACTGTAGCATCAAACAGAGATGatcctcctcctgcactgctggCACATTCTAACCCCGCAGACGTCCCTGCAGCTTAAGTACACTGATATTTAGATGGGCTTAATTACGTCCAACAACAAAATCGACTCGGTTGGACTTTGTTCTGATATCAGAGTAGTGTCTTACATCAATAGATTCCCAGCACAAATGGGCTTACAAGGCAATCAATTTTGATTGAAATTGATTGTTTTGTAATCGTCCTATATCAtacaaattataataataattttccaAGTGTCACAAATCACACTAGCCCGTCCTTTGCCATTCAGTCCAGCTGCACTCAGAACACAGAGATGATCACAGACCTCCCAGAAACTGAGATGTCCTGAAAACCATGTCCAGGTTGAAATATTGAGTTATTAGGGTGTCCCTAACAAGCTGAGTATGAGACATCCTAAAATGACCACCATGACTTTGGAGTTTGGCTACACTCTAAACTCAAAAGGCTCGTGGTTGCCTTGAGGGCGAGGTGGTGCATGTGTAATAGATGCAGGTTTCACTTACAGAGTTGTGTCCTGCAAAAGCCCAGAGTTCTTTGTCAGTCACATGTTTCAGTCCTGGCTGCGCAGTTAGCCAGCCTACTTTGAgaattttcaacaaaaacagtcatttgtaAAGTACTTTTGCCACGATGAGCAGAGATTTTACTGTGGCAGAGGACACAGGGAAAGCATTGTCATTGCACAGTTCAATAAGAACACTACTAAACATTAAGCATACTGTAATTCTTCCTATGACCACAAAGTTCAACAGTTCATTTTAAGACCATCCATCACTGGTGAACATCTGCTGATTTCAGTCTTTAAAGATCCCCTCAAGAGATGTGTATAAAACACTGTACTTTGACTAATAaaaacagccttctagtgtcAAGCTCTGCACATAGATCATTCTGGAAcgagaagaaaaaacatatttgagtggagggggactTCAAACTGTGATTTTAATCTTTAAGCTCTGAGCATTTTGGTACTTTGTCTCCTGGTTTTCTTGGTGATACCTTTCCCAACAGGTATGTCAGGTCTTTCCTTCACCTTCTGGACTCCTCTTTAATGTTCATACCACCACAATACACCCATTCCTGTCAGCTGAGAGGCCTGTCAATGGTACAGAGGCTGGAACTCCGTGGGGTATTCAGATCATTGTTCCTACAGGAGCTGATGTGTGCAGTGACTAATGCGGCCGGACAAGCCTGCACAGACTGTCTGTGACTCCACCAAGGAGGTGATGTTTTTCACCTGTTACAGTCACTGCATCTGCGTGTCACCAAAatatcctcctcctcagctACAAACACATTCCTGTGAAATTGGGTGGAAAGAAGGCCTTGGGTAACGTAACGATTGATCAGACTTTGGTGTTGACCTCTGTCGTGGTCATGTCTTTGCTATAATTACACTACTGGAGATACAGACTTGCTGTAGAAAAGTGCTTCTACCATTTTGTCCATCCTGTTTACACAGATTAGAAACTATAATGCAATCCACTATGACACCACCAAACATTGCCTCAACACCTGCCAGAGAGCTCAATCAACAGACCTCTGACAGAATGTGAACAAAAGCTCAACATGATTCATAAGGACAGAGTTTATTCCAGGATTGCTGGATTAACTAGACTGTAcaggtgtgcctaataaactggAAACTCTGTATAACTCTTGAACAATGAAAAGATGAGGGGAGATCACATTCTGGAGGCCTTCACTTCAAAACAAACCTGTCACATTAGCCGTCTGCGAAACAATGtgcaaataaaacatcacaatgtTAAAGCTACTTTAGGGTAGTTTAAAACCACTGAACCCATGGTAGTCTGAcctgttttaataaaaataagtaCAAATAATTAAGTCTGCCTTTGCTTATTATTCAGCAGCCACTCAGCATCTTTACTCAAACTGACTGGACCTGCAGTTACATTAAACTTCCTCGTCTCCTTTAAAGAACATGTTGAATTCGAACCACCTCCTCACTGAACTGACTGGCTGATGAGTAAACATTTATAATATTAAAAGATACCTCTCAGACCACGTGTGTCCTGTCCCTGAACTGATGACTTAAAGATATGTGTTTAACAGGATGTTATAGCagctttattactattattttgcCAACTCGGATGATGTTGCATaatgaaactgaacaaaagCAACAATCGAGCGAATGCTATCAGATGGCTCTGGTGTAGCCATCAGAGGTGCAGAGCACAGAGAGCCCGACTGTCTGTGCTGCCTCTCAGGCCAAGCTAACGCTCCATCCCACGAACAAGCTGCAGCCACA
This region includes:
- the LOC121622195 gene encoding AN1-type zinc finger protein 3-like codes for the protein MGDTSERSKPPSLPPRCPCGFWGSSKTMNLCSKCFADIQKKQPGEDCTSKPIQSTGSSQSPVFSSETSSSSSQSLLSSPPSSSEQPSTEEPSPTFPSTREGVSSTETAQGTLCTPTKRPRESASGSESEATPEKRPRTDEKEGGGEEARGTPKQKNRRRCYRCQTKLELVQQELGSCRCGYVFCMLHRLPEQHDCLFDHLGRGREEAVLKMVKLDRKVGRSCQRIGEECS